A single window of Helicobacter macacae MIT 99-5501 DNA harbors:
- a CDS encoding DNA translocase FtsK: MKKIYIFFAWCAFFIVLTIATIFGDRGLMGELGRGLAMLNLSLFGYLGYVYLLFFIYPAYAVYKDSSLSPKRLKVIGGILLICAGILVVQFALFGSERGGKAGELLVRQISPFVGVLGVIIATFLSFLVGILLLMPDKIFWLKDNLGAIFEFLGKGFVSVGKSIFTLLGEGLKTIWSALSSFFQSDSIKAFNPPIKESSAQNTQRNAYNADSNHTRQQHTQNVYSNSMQDFRDSKQNLQNHLEPFWEQSIYENPNKPNRTELEFDERQVTIIYEDKDKEQKAQESKEQKYAKMVRLVEEGEEGEILEIDASEVLERAKKREAQSQVYNEPLQPRYTRLATTSENQSENKYGENHENHYAENHHIDKEAQEYLTQNALQDCEQDSTQEYWQDLSENGLANQNLNYQDKNDTTLESTQNFVKQDFDDKQGFDSSQAQSNLAQSSAQDSHQKQQNPQKDSTHYESSPFKHTPSKTFSASDTLLKELDKGTLEKPKNYALPDISFLAIPPKNTQSPEEDTIDKKIHDLEHKLKTFKINGNVEQFYLGPVVTTFEFVPEANVKVSRIEALRKDISMALSAKAIRIQAPIPGKNAVGIEVPNSHRETIYLREVLDSELFKNTASPLALGLGKDLVGNPFVTDLKKLPHLLVAGTTGSGKSVGVNAMILSLLYRNSPQSLRLIMIDPKRVEFSLYEDIPHLLTPIITDPAKAITALNNLTREMERRYDLMREYKTKTIDDYNVKAKQNGGEIFPFIVVIIDELADLMMTGGKEAEMPIIRVAQMGRASGLHLIVATQRPSREVVTGLIKTNFPARLAFRVGQSIDSRVILDNDGAQNLLGNGDMLFSTGGVGLLRLHAPWATPEEIESIVGFICSQGEPEYDTSFLSEVDEGIGTHTSEVDESEDFGVEDELLQKAKNIMLQDGKTSISHLQTRGLGGYPKCRKIVLQLEKDGFLSKADSKGVRHIIGG, encoded by the coding sequence TTGAAAAAAATATATATATTCTTTGCTTGGTGTGCTTTTTTTATCGTTTTAACCATTGCTACGATTTTTGGAGATAGAGGGCTTATGGGCGAGCTTGGTAGGGGGCTTGCTATGCTAAATCTAAGTTTGTTTGGCTATCTTGGCTATGTGTATTTGTTGTTTTTTATTTACCCTGCTTATGCGGTGTATAAGGACTCTAGCCTAAGTCCAAAGAGGCTTAAAGTCATTGGTGGGATTTTGCTTATTTGTGCGGGGATTTTGGTGGTTCAGTTTGCGTTATTTGGCAGTGAGAGGGGTGGAAAAGCAGGTGAGCTACTCGTTAGGCAGATTTCGCCTTTTGTGGGTGTGCTAGGCGTGATAATCGCCACATTTTTGAGTTTTTTGGTAGGCATTCTTTTGCTTATGCCAGATAAAATCTTTTGGCTAAAAGACAATCTAGGGGCGATTTTTGAGTTTTTGGGAAAAGGCTTTGTAAGTGTAGGGAAATCTATCTTCACGCTTTTGGGCGAGGGGCTAAAGACTATTTGGAGTGCCTTATCATCGTTTTTTCAAAGCGATAGTATCAAAGCCTTTAATCCTCCCATAAAAGAAAGTAGTGCGCAAAATACTCAAAGAAATGCCTATAATGCGGATTCTAATCATACGCGACAACAACACACACAAAATGTTTATAGCAATTCTATGCAGGATTTTAGAGATTCTAAGCAAAATCTGCAAAATCATTTAGAGCCTTTTTGGGAGCAAAGCATTTATGAAAATCCAAATAAACCAAATCGCACGGAGCTAGAATTTGATGAAAGGCAGGTAACTATCATCTATGAGGATAAAGACAAAGAGCAAAAAGCCCAAGAAAGCAAAGAGCAAAAATACGCTAAAATGGTGCGACTTGTCGAGGAGGGCGAGGAGGGCGAAATCCTAGAAATCGATGCTAGCGAAGTCCTAGAGCGAGCCAAAAAACGCGAAGCACAATCACAGGTCTATAATGAGCCACTTCAGCCACGATACACAAGGCTTGCTACTACTTCAGAGAATCAATCAGAGAATAAATATGGTGAAAATCACGAAAATCACTATGCAGAAAATCATCATATTGATAAGGAAGCGCAAGAATATTTAACGCAAAATGCCCTGCAGGATTGTGAGCAAGATTCTACACAGGAATATTGGCAGGATTTGAGCGAAAATGGGTTAGCAAACCAAAATCTAAACTACCAAGATAAAAACGATACTACACTAGAATCTACACAAAATTTTGTCAAGCAGGATTTTGATGATAAACAAGGCTTTGATAGTTCTCAAGCACAATCCAATCTAGCGCAATCTAGTGCGCAAGATTCCCACCAAAAGCAGCAAAATCCACAAAAAGATTCCACGCACTATGAAAGTAGTCCTTTTAAGCACACTCCATCTAAGACATTCTCGGCAAGCGATACTCTACTAAAAGAGCTAGATAAAGGCACGCTAGAAAAGCCTAAAAACTACGCGTTGCCTGATATTAGCTTCCTAGCTATCCCGCCCAAAAACACTCAAAGCCCAGAAGAAGACACCATAGATAAAAAAATCCACGACTTAGAACACAAGCTAAAGACATTCAAAATCAACGGCAATGTAGAGCAGTTTTATTTAGGACCTGTGGTTACGACTTTTGAGTTTGTCCCTGAAGCAAATGTCAAGGTAAGCAGGATAGAAGCCCTTAGAAAAGACATATCTATGGCACTCTCTGCAAAAGCGATTCGTATCCAAGCTCCAATCCCGGGCAAAAACGCAGTGGGAATTGAGGTCCCAAACTCACATAGAGAAACAATATATCTGCGTGAAGTGCTAGATAGCGAGCTTTTTAAAAACACGGCTTCTCCGCTAGCACTTGGACTTGGCAAAGATTTGGTTGGCAATCCTTTTGTAACGGATTTAAAGAAATTGCCACATTTGCTTGTTGCTGGGACGACAGGGAGCGGAAAAAGCGTGGGGGTAAATGCGATGATACTCTCACTACTTTATCGCAATTCCCCTCAAAGCCTACGGTTAATAATGATAGACCCAAAGAGAGTGGAATTTAGCCTATATGAGGATATACCTCACTTGCTTACGCCTATCATCACTGACCCTGCAAAAGCAATCACTGCGCTAAACAACCTCACGCGCGAAATGGAGCGCAGGTATGATTTGATGCGTGAGTATAAAACCAAGACCATAGATGACTACAATGTCAAAGCAAAGCAAAATGGAGGCGAGATTTTCCCCTTTATCGTGGTAATCATTGATGAGCTAGCAGACTTAATGATGACGGGGGGGAAAGAAGCAGAAATGCCCATTATCCGTGTGGCACAGATGGGTAGAGCCTCTGGACTACACCTAATCGTAGCCACACAACGACCAAGCCGAGAAGTCGTAACAGGGCTTATTAAGACAAATTTCCCTGCTAGGCTTGCGTTTAGAGTGGGGCAGTCTATCGATTCTCGGGTGATTTTAGATAATGATGGGGCGCAAAATCTACTAGGCAATGGCGATATGCTGTTTTCTACGGGTGGTGTGGGACTGCTACGACTACACGCGCCGTGGGCTACGCCTGAAGAGATAGAATCTATCGTTGGCTTTATCTGCTCTCAAGGCGAGCCCGAGTATGATACAAGCTTTTTAAGCGAGGTAGATGAGGGAATTGGGACGCATACAAGTGAGGTAGATGAAAGTGAAGACTTCGGCGTAGAAGATGAGCTATTGCAAAAAGCAAAAAACATAATGCTTCAAGATGGCAAGACTAGCATATCCCATCTACAAACGCGTGGTTTGGGCGGCTATCCAAAATGTCGCAAAATCGTATTACAGCTTGAAAAAGACGGCTTTTTGTCTAAGGCGGATTCTAAAGGTGTGAGACATATTATCGGGGGGTAA
- a CDS encoding cytochrome-c peroxidase codes for MLSLLCLLPLQTTLQAQNPRELMEDARDAGLLPMPQGKDLEDYQRLHIEKQNIIKNYSPKFTPTQIELGKKLFFEPRLSRSGNISCASCHNLGLGGAEVMPAAIGHKWQSNPQHLNSPTVFNTLFNRVHFWNGRVKDLSHQAQEPMKNPVEMANTERDIIVTLQSIPEYVKEFRAAYGNNVVIDFKLIADTIALFEMTLNTPSRYDDFLRGNPKALSIEEQEGLSLFIEKGCTNCHKGINLGGTMQPFEVKKPYEFAHIGGFKGNKDGEVKVPTLRNILHTAPYFHNGQYWDIKNAIKTMGEIQLGIKIDDEDTRKIEKFFESLNGKYPIITQPILPPSTLKTPKPDY; via the coding sequence ATGCTATCACTGCTATGCTTGCTACCACTGCAAACCACACTACAAGCACAAAATCCTAGAGAACTTATGGAGGATGCTAGAGATGCGGGGCTTTTGCCTATGCCTCAAGGCAAAGACTTGGAGGACTATCAACGGCTACATATTGAAAAGCAAAATATCATCAAAAACTATTCGCCCAAATTTACCCCCACTCAAATAGAGCTAGGCAAAAAGCTGTTTTTTGAGCCTAGACTTTCTCGCTCGGGCAATATCTCTTGCGCTAGTTGCCATAATCTAGGGCTAGGTGGCGCGGAGGTTATGCCTGCTGCTATCGGGCATAAATGGCAGTCAAACCCACAGCACCTAAACTCCCCCACTGTGTTTAACACCCTCTTTAATCGTGTGCATTTTTGGAATGGTCGTGTAAAAGATTTATCCCACCAAGCCCAAGAGCCGATGAAAAATCCCGTAGAAATGGCAAACACCGAGCGAGATATTATCGTTACTTTGCAGTCAATCCCTGAATATGTCAAGGAGTTTAGAGCGGCTTATGGAAATAATGTAGTCATAGATTTTAAGCTAATCGCTGATACTATCGCACTTTTTGAGATGACGCTAAATACACCTAGCAGATATGATGATTTTTTGCGAGGGAATCCAAAAGCACTAAGCATAGAGGAGCAAGAGGGCTTAAGCCTTTTTATCGAAAAGGGCTGCACCAACTGCCACAAAGGCATAAATCTAGGGGGGACAATGCAACCATTTGAAGTCAAAAAACCTTATGAATTTGCCCATATAGGTGGGTTTAAGGGCAATAAAGACGGCGAGGTAAAAGTCCCCACACTGCGCAATATCCTCCACACTGCGCCGTATTTTCACAATGGGCAGTATTGGGACATAAAAAATGCGATAAAAACTATGGGGGAAATCCAGCTTGGAATAAAGATTGATGATGAGGATACACGCAAGATAGAGAAGTTTTTTGAATCCCTAAATGGCAAATACCCCATCATCACTCAACCTATCTTGCCACCTAGCACGCTAAAAACTCCTAAGCCAGATTACTAG